The Mycolicibacterium duvalii DNA window CGCGGGCATCGGCGCGGGTGTTGGACGTGACCGAGCGCAGCTGCCGCTCCTGAAACAGATGGCGCTGATAGTTCAGGGTCGGGATGTCGCTGAGATGGATGCCGGCCACGGCCAGCGTTCCGCCGCGATCGAGCGCCTCGAGCGCCGGTGGCACCAGGTCGCCGACCGGCGCGAACAGGATTGCCGCGTCGAGTTCCACCGGTGGCCGCTCGTAGGCGCCCTGCGCGGACGCGGCGCCCAAGGCCAGTGCCAGGTCGCGAGCATGCTGCTCCCGGGTCATCACGTGCACCTCGGCGCCCTGCGCGAGCGCCACCTGCGCGGTCAGGTGCGCGCTGCCGCCGAAGCCGTAGAGTCCGAGCCGACCGCCGGGGGGCAGGTCGGCGCGCAGCAGCGCGCGGTAGCCGATGATGCCGGCACAGAGCAGCGGCGCCAGTTCTGCGTCCGAATATCCGGCCGGCAGCGGCAGCGCGAACGCCGCCGGTACGGTGGCGAACTCGGCGTACCCGCCGTCGGCGTCCCAACCGGTGTACTGCGAGCGCGGGCAGAGGTTCTCCGCACCCCGGGTGCAGTAGCGGCATTCTCCGCAGGTGTGGCGCAGCCACGCGATGCCGACGCGGTCGCCGACGGCGAAGAGCGGCGCAGCAGCGGCGCCGACGGCCACCACCTGGCCCACCACTTCGTGGCCGGGGATGACGTCCGGCCGGTGCACCGCGAGGTCGCCCTCGGCGACGTGCAGATCGGTCCGGCAGACCCCGCACGCGCGGACGGCGACCAGCAGGTCGTCATCACCGGGTTCGGGCACCGGCACGATGGCGCGGCGCAGCGGAGCGGTCGACATCGGACCCGGCCGCACCACCTGCCAGGCGCGCATCTGCGACGGCGTCACGGGCCCGGCCCGGCCGGTCGAGTCCGGCGTGTCAGACCTTGCGCTTCTGCACCAACCCGACCAGCCACAGCAGGATCACCGAGCCCAAAATCGCGGTGAACAGCGTGAACCACCAGCCGCCGCCGGCCGTGTCGAGGAAGAAGCTGAGCAGGAAGCCGCCGATCAGCGACCCGACGATGCCGATGACGATGTTCATCAGGATGCCCGATCCCGAGCCCTTGACGATCTTTCCGGCGATCCACCCGGCGATGGCGCCGATGATGATGTAGCCGATCCAGCCCACGCTGGTCAGGGTCGTCGAGCGGGCCAGGATCTCGCTGGCGAGTAGTTCCATCAGGACCTCCTTGGTGCCGACCGGGTCCGGACGGACGCCGCCGGACCGTACCCCCAGATATACCTGCTGCGGGTAACGGTCCGGCTATGCGAACGGAAACGGTTTGGTCCGTCAGGCCGGAGGCATCATGCCCGGGGCGGTGTTCGGATCGACCGGGACCGGAACCCCGACCGCGGGCCGCGGAGCGGGCGCGTTCGGATCCGGCGGCGGCGCGTTCGGATCGGCCGGCGGCACCGGGGCGTTCGGATCAGCCGGGGGCGGAGGCGGCGGAGGCGACCAGGGCCGGATCGAGTTGGCCAGCGTCACCGCGGCGTCCTGCGGGACCGGGTTCTGCGCGGTGCCGAGCCACACCACGAACCACCGCTCGGGTGCGCGCTGCCCGCGCGGCGTCCCGGGCGCGGTGGGCTCGCCGACCACACCGGCCCAGATCTGCCCGTCCGGCTTGTTGGTGTCGGTGAACTTCACCTCGTAGTAGGACGCGACGCCGTCCAGGCCGGCCGCGTCGAGCGGGATGGTCTGCTGGTTGACGCGGGTCCCGGGGAACGGCATGAAGAACTCGCCCATGTCCGAGGCCAGTCGCTGCGCGGCTTTGGTGTTGTCGGTCTCGGCGCCGGCGAACAGCTTCAGGTCCAGGCGGCCCAGCAGCACGCTGGTGTCGTTGGGCGGCTGCGCGTCCGGCGGTGCGCCTGCGGGCGGCAGCTTCGTCAGCAGCGCCTGCCCGTAGGACAGCTGTGTCGCGTCGGCGACCTTCCAGCCCGCCGGGACGACGTAGCTGAACCCGCCGGCGGCGTTGTTGACCCGGCCCGGCTCCGGCGCCGGCTCGGCCGGGGCGTTCGGGTCAGCCGGGGCGTTGGGGTCTGCCGGTGGCGGTGGTGGCGGTACCGGCGCGTTGGGATCGGCAGGTGGCGGACCCGGAGGTGCCCCGGGCGGGGGCGGTGCGTTCGGGTCGGCGGGCGCCGGGGGCGGTGCGTTCGGGTCGGCGGGAGGCGGAGGCGGCGGAGCCGGTGCGGCCGGCGGCGGCGCGCCTTCGACGGCCGTCGGGGCCGGCGGGGGTTCCGGCGGCGGGGCCGGTTGTGCGTGAGCGACGGAGGGCAATGTCAGCGCTGCCATTGTCGCGCCGGTCAGCGCTGCCAGCGACAACGACTTCGACAGTCTGCTACGGCGAGGGTCCACCTGATCCATGGCACAGAAACTACCGTGTTACAGCCGTGACGCAAGTGTGAACTGCTGTGAATGTGCCAAATTGTTACATTGCGGTGGGCTAGATCAGTGCAGATCAACATCAGTTATATAATTTGCTGCAGCACAAGCACCCCCGCGCCGGTTTCGGGGGTGGCGACGCCCACGGCGCGACGCCCTCTGCACAGCACATCGTCTGCGGCCGCACGCGCGTTACCCCGCCCGGCGCGTCGATTTCGGGGCGTAGCTACCCTCCAGTAACATTGTGCCCACTCGCTGGAGTGCAGCGTCGAACACGACAGGAGGGTCGACGATGGATGTGTTGATCACCGGAAGCGACACCGACCTGGGTCGCATCATCGCGGAAGGTTTCTGCGACGCCGGCCACCACGTGATCCTCGCGGGTCGGCGGCCCGACGAACTGGAAGTGGCGGCCAAGGAACTCGACGTCGACGCGATCGCGTTCGACAACACCGACCCCGCCTCGATCGCCGATGCGGCCCCGCGGTTCCCGTCGCACCTCGACACCGTGGTCAACGTGCCGAGCCCCGTTTGGGCCCCCGGTGATCCGCGCACCTACACCCTGGCCGATCACGCCGCCGAATGGCGCGGCCTGTTCGACACCAGCCTGGTGTCCGCAGTGCTGACCGTGCAGATGCTCGGCGACCAGATGCGTTCGGGCGGATCCATCGTCACGGTGATCCCCGATCCCCCGCACGACGGTGGCGCCGGTGCGGCGGTGAAAGCCGCGATCGCCGAGTGGACCGCAGGTCAGGCCAACCTCTTCGGGGTACGCGGCATCAACGTCAACGCGGTCGCGGCGGGCCGCGGCGCCGAGCCCGGCTACGACGGCTTGGCCGCCACCGCCCCGACCGTGAGCGCCGAGATCGCCCGGCTCTCGCTGTTCCTGACCACGCCGGCCGCCCGGCACATCACCGGTCAGACTTTGCATGTCACCCATGGAGCGCTGGCGAACTTCGGCTGACGTCCGGGGTCCGGACGCGGCCGCGGGGCTAGGCTCGCACAAGTGACGATTCGCCTCGGCCTGCAGATCAACAACTTCTCCTACGGCACCGGCGTCGGCGACCTCTTCCCCACGGTGGTCGCACAGGCACGTGAAGCCGACGACGCCGGGTTCGACTCGGTCTTCGTGATGGACCACTTCTACCAACTGCCGGGCATCGGCAGTCCCGACCAGCCGATGCTCGAGGCCTACACCGCGCTGGGCGCCCTGGCCCAAGCCACCGAGAGCGTGCAGCTGGGCACGCTGGTCACCGGGAACACCTATCGCCACCCGACGCTGCTGGCCAAGGCCATCACCACCCTGGACGTCATCAGCCAGGGCCGTGCCGTCCTCGGAATCGGCACCGGCTGGTTCGAGCTCGAGCACGAGCAGCTGGGCTACGAGTTCGGCACGTTCACCGACCGCTTCGACAAGCTCGGCGAAGCGCTGCAGATCATCGTGCCGATGATCGAAGGCGAACGGCCGACCGTCAGCGGCAAGCACTACCGGACTCGGGAGGCCATGGCCAATCCCCGTCTGCGGGAACGCATTCCGCTGTTGATCGGCGGTAGCGGCGAGAAGAAGACCATCCCGCTCGCGGCGCGCCACTTCGACCACCTCAACGTCATCGCCGGGTTCGACGAGCTGCCCCGCAAGGTCGAGGTGATCGCGGCACGCTGTGCCGACATCGGGCGGGACCCCGCCACCCTCGAAACCAGCATGCTGGTGGGTGCGGTGGTCGGCGGGGAGCCCGACGCCATCCCGGCCGATTTCGCGCAACGCATGGTGGCAGGCTCGCCCGAGCAGATCGCCGAGCAGATCAAGTCCCGGGTCCTCGATGCCGGCATCGACGGCGTCATCGTGTTCGTGCCGACCCAGGTGATCGGGTATCAGCCCGGTCAGATCACCGCGCTCGGCGAAGCCCTCAAGCCGCTGGTGGCGCCGTGAGCTGCGATGTCACGGTGTCCGAACTCACCGCACTTACAGGAAGACACCCGACTAAGGTTCTCGTTGTGGCAAATGGGTAAAGCACACTGAGCCACCAAACCGATCCGTCGAGGAGTAGCCAATGAGCCAGTCCGGAACCAGTGCGTCCGATCGGCACAGAGTGGTCATCATCGGGTCGGGGTTTGGCGGTCTCAACGCGGCCAAAGCCCTGAAGAAGGCCGATGTCGACATCAAGCTGATCGCGCGGACCACCCACCACCTGTTCCAGCCGCTGCTCTACCAGGTGGCGACCGGGATCATCTCCGAGGGCGAGATCGCGCCGGCGACCCGGGTCATCCTGCGCAAGCAGAAGAACGTCCAGGTGTTGCTGGGTGACGTGACCCGGATCGATCTGGCGACCAAGACGGTGCGGTCGGAACTGCTGGGCCACACCTACGTGACGCCGTTCGACAGCCTGATCATCGCCGCCGGCGCCGGTCAGTCCTACTTCGGCAACGACCATTTCGCCGAGTGGGCCCCGGGGATGAAGTCCATCGACGACGCGCTGGAGTTGCGCGGGCGCATCCTCGGTGCGTTCGAGCAGGCCGAGCGTTCGAGCGATCCGGTGCGCCGGGAGAAGCTGCTGACCTTCGTCGTCGTCGGCGCCGGCCCGACGGGCGTCGAGATGGCCGGCCAGATCGCGGAATTGGCCGACCACACCCTCAAAGGCGCCTTCCGTCACATCGATTCGACCAAGGCGCGGGTGATCCTGCTCGACGCCGCGCCCGCGGTGCTTCCCCCGATGGGCGAGAAGCTGGGCAAGCAGGCGCAAGCCCGGCTGGAGAAGATGGGCGTCGAGATCCAGCTCAACGCGATGGTCACCGACGTCGACCGCAACGGCATCACGGTCAAGGACCCCGACGGGAAACTGCGCCGCATCGAGGCCGCCTGCAAGGTCTGGTCGGCCGGGGTGTCGGCCAGCCCGCTCGGCCGCGACCTCGCCGAGCAGTCCGGAGTCGAACTGGACCGCGCCGGCCGGGTCAAGGTGCTGTCCGACCTGTCGATTCCCGGTCACCCCAACGTGTTCGTCGTCGGTGACATGGCGGCCGTCGAGGGCGTGCCCGGCATGGCGCAGGGTGCCATCCAGGGCGGCAAGTACGCCGCCAAGGCGATCACCGACAGCCTGGAGGGCGCCGACCCGGCCGATCGCGAACCGTTCAACTACTTCGACAAGGGATCGATGGCCACGGTCTCGCGCTTCAGTGCGGTGGCCAAGGTCGGTCCGCTCGAGTTCGGCGGGTTCATCGCGTGGCTGGCATGGCTGATGCTGCACCTGGTGTATCTGATCGGCTTCAAGACCAAGATCGTCACCCTGCTGTCGTGGACGGTGACCTTCCTGTCGACCAAGCGCGGTCAGCTGACCATCACCGAGCAACAGGCCTACGCCCGCACCCGGATCGAGGAACTCGAGGAGATCGCCGCGACCGCGCAGGCGACCGAGCGAGCAGCGAGTTGACGGGCCCCGAGCGAGCAGCGAGTTGACGGGCCCCGAGCGAGCAGCGAGTTGAGGTCGGTTTTCAGAGCCGGTCGCCCTGCCAGGTGGTCAGGCAGCCGCCGCGCGCGAGGTGCAGCGTCGTCCCGGTGCCGGTGATGTCGGTTCGCGGGTAGTGCAATTCGCCGGCGTACGCCAGCGGGGCGGCGATGGCGTCGGCGGTCAGACAGGTCAGGCCCAGTTCGACGCGGTGGCGAAGGAGCGGGGTGCCGTCGACGTCGGCGTGCATCGTACCCGACCAGAATCCCTCGCGCTCACCGCTTCTGCCGATCTGCACGCGTTCCCGCAGCCGTAGGTCGGCATCGACGGCCATCGTCAGCCGGGTCTGGGTGAGGTGGCGCGAGGAGGCCGCGACGATCGTCGGCTCCGGGTCGAGGTCGAGCGCACCGGCGACCTCCAGTTCCCACACCGACTGCGACTCGGCAATGCGGGCTCCCGGCAGCACCAATGTCGCGGCGACACTGCGCACGCGCAGGCGCGCCCCGGGCTCCACCACCACGCGCACCCGGATCCCGTCGCCGCCGAGCGGTGTCGCCGCCGACGACACCAGGTGGACGGTGTCCACGCCGGTGCGCCGCACCGCGATAGCGCCGCGGCAGTCGATGTGCGGGGCGTGGCCCCGGCGCGCCGCGATCAGCACGTCAGAACGCATTCAGACCGCCTGGGCCACCCGCAGCTGTTCGCGGACCCAGTCCAGCACCGGCGTCGCGGCCGGGTCGGCGGTCAACGAGATCAGCGCGGTGGGGCGTCCGGCACGCACCGCCTCGGCATCGTGACGCATCACGTCGAGATCGGCGCCGACCAGCGGGGCCAGGTCGGTCTTGTTGATCACCAACAGATCCGAGAACGTGACGCCGGGACCGCCCTTGCGAGGCACCTTGTCGCCACCGGCGACGTCGATGACGAAGATCTGCACGTCGATCAACCCCGACGAGAACGTCGCGGTCAGGTTGTCGCCGCCGGACTCCACCAGGATCAGGTCCAGGTCCTCTCCGGTTCCCGAGTGTGCGGCGATCAGGTCGTCGATCGCGTCGAGATTCGCGGTGATGTCGTCGCGGATCGCGGTGTGCGGGCAGCCGCCGGTCTGGACGGCGGCGATCCGGTCGTCGGGCAGCACGGCGTGCCGGCGCAGGAAGTCGGCGTCCTCGGTGGTGTAGATGTCGTTGGTCAGCACCGCCAGGGACAGTTCGTCGCGCAGCTGTCGGCACAGTGCGGCCACCAGCGCGGTCTTGCCGGAACCGACCGGGCCACCGATCCCGATACGGAGGGGTTCATCGGCTCGGCGCGCCCGGCGCGGGCGGTCGGCGTGGGCGTGTGGTTGACCGTCGAGAAGGTGGGGAGGCATCGATGTGTGTGCTTTCGTCAGGAGGCGAACAAGGGCCGGTCACGCTCGAGGTGCCGCTGGGCCAACACGTCGAGCAGCGGGTCGGACAGGTCGGCGAGTTCTTTCGTCGCGTCGGCTGCGGTCTGCTCGCACAGCGCGGCCAATCCGAACGTGACCGCGGCGACGTCGCCGGGGTCGAGGGCGAGCAGCCGCTGGGCGGCCGTGGCCGAGTTGGTCATCGTGGTGTAGACGACCGACAGGGCGGTCTGCGCGGGGGTCAGGCCACTCGCGCGGCCGACCGCACCGGCGGCGACCGACAGATGCGGCGTGGGACCGAGGCCGTCCCACGGGTGCGCCGGCCACACGCGGCGGGCCAGCCGGATCAGACCTCGGCCCTGCGCGCGCGATGCCTGGCGGGCGGCCGGAGACGGTGTGCGGGCGTCGGTTTCGACGTCGCCGTCGGCATCCGCCTCGGCCGACAGCGTGCCGTGGTGCACCGCCGCCGCCAAGGATGCGGTGACCAGGCCGGTGGTGCCGATGCGCCGCCGCAGGAACGCGGTCAGCGTGCTCAGGTCGACGACCAGGCCGCTGGTCACGGCTTCCTCCACTCCCCCGGAGTGGACGTGACCGCCGGTGGGCAGCCGCGAGTCCGACAGGGTCAGCAGCGTCGTCAGGTTGGCCATCGGGAACAGGAATCCGCCTAGAAGAGGAAGTATCTCTGCGCCATCGGCAGTTCGGCGGCCGGCTGTTCCTGCCACACCTCGCCGTCGATGCGCACGGTGAAGGTGTCCGGGTCGACCCGGATGTCGGGCAACGCGTCGTTGTGCGGCATCTGGGCCTTGCCGACGCCGCGCACGTCGGCGACGGGGACGAGCCTGCGGTTGACGGCGAGGCGGTCGGCCAGTCCGT harbors:
- a CDS encoding zinc-binding alcohol dehydrogenase family protein; this translates as MRAWQVVRPGPMSTAPLRRAIVPVPEPGDDDLLVAVRACGVCRTDLHVAEGDLAVHRPDVIPGHEVVGQVVAVGAAAAPLFAVGDRVGIAWLRHTCGECRYCTRGAENLCPRSQYTGWDADGGYAEFATVPAAFALPLPAGYSDAELAPLLCAGIIGYRALLRADLPPGGRLGLYGFGGSAHLTAQVALAQGAEVHVMTREQHARDLALALGAASAQGAYERPPVELDAAILFAPVGDLVPPALEALDRGGTLAVAGIHLSDIPTLNYQRHLFQERQLRSVTSNTRADARAFLDFAARHRLQVTHPHYPLDRADEALSDLSAGRVAGAAVLTV
- a CDS encoding GlsB/YeaQ/YmgE family stress response membrane protein; amino-acid sequence: MELLASEILARSTTLTSVGWIGYIIIGAIAGWIAGKIVKGSGSGILMNIVIGIVGSLIGGFLLSFFLDTAGGGWWFTLFTAILGSVILLWLVGLVQKRKV
- a CDS encoding APA family fibronectin-binding glycoprotein produces the protein MDQVDPRRSRLSKSLSLAALTGATMAALTLPSVAHAQPAPPPEPPPAPTAVEGAPPPAAPAPPPPPPADPNAPPPAPADPNAPPPPGAPPGPPPADPNAPVPPPPPPADPNAPADPNAPAEPAPEPGRVNNAAGGFSYVVPAGWKVADATQLSYGQALLTKLPPAGAPPDAQPPNDTSVLLGRLDLKLFAGAETDNTKAAQRLASDMGEFFMPFPGTRVNQQTIPLDAAGLDGVASYYEVKFTDTNKPDGQIWAGVVGEPTAPGTPRGQRAPERWFVVWLGTAQNPVPQDAAVTLANSIRPWSPPPPPPPADPNAPVPPADPNAPPPDPNAPAPRPAVGVPVPVDPNTAPGMMPPA
- a CDS encoding SDR family oxidoreductase, which gives rise to MDVLITGSDTDLGRIIAEGFCDAGHHVILAGRRPDELEVAAKELDVDAIAFDNTDPASIADAAPRFPSHLDTVVNVPSPVWAPGDPRTYTLADHAAEWRGLFDTSLVSAVLTVQMLGDQMRSGGSIVTVIPDPPHDGGAGAAVKAAIAEWTAGQANLFGVRGINVNAVAAGRGAEPGYDGLAATAPTVSAEIARLSLFLTTPAARHITGQTLHVTHGALANFG
- a CDS encoding LLM class F420-dependent oxidoreductase translates to MTIRLGLQINNFSYGTGVGDLFPTVVAQAREADDAGFDSVFVMDHFYQLPGIGSPDQPMLEAYTALGALAQATESVQLGTLVTGNTYRHPTLLAKAITTLDVISQGRAVLGIGTGWFELEHEQLGYEFGTFTDRFDKLGEALQIIVPMIEGERPTVSGKHYRTREAMANPRLRERIPLLIGGSGEKKTIPLAARHFDHLNVIAGFDELPRKVEVIAARCADIGRDPATLETSMLVGAVVGGEPDAIPADFAQRMVAGSPEQIAEQIKSRVLDAGIDGVIVFVPTQVIGYQPGQITALGEALKPLVAP
- a CDS encoding NAD(P)/FAD-dependent oxidoreductase, translated to MSQSGTSASDRHRVVIIGSGFGGLNAAKALKKADVDIKLIARTTHHLFQPLLYQVATGIISEGEIAPATRVILRKQKNVQVLLGDVTRIDLATKTVRSELLGHTYVTPFDSLIIAAGAGQSYFGNDHFAEWAPGMKSIDDALELRGRILGAFEQAERSSDPVRREKLLTFVVVGAGPTGVEMAGQIAELADHTLKGAFRHIDSTKARVILLDAAPAVLPPMGEKLGKQAQARLEKMGVEIQLNAMVTDVDRNGITVKDPDGKLRRIEAACKVWSAGVSASPLGRDLAEQSGVELDRAGRVKVLSDLSIPGHPNVFVVGDMAAVEGVPGMAQGAIQGGKYAAKAITDSLEGADPADREPFNYFDKGSMATVSRFSAVAKVGPLEFGGFIAWLAWLMLHLVYLIGFKTKIVTLLSWTVTFLSTKRGQLTITEQQAYARTRIEELEEIAATAQATERAAS
- a CDS encoding urease accessory protein UreD, which translates into the protein MRSDVLIAARRGHAPHIDCRGAIAVRRTGVDTVHLVSSAATPLGGDGIRVRVVVEPGARLRVRSVAATLVLPGARIAESQSVWELEVAGALDLDPEPTIVAASSRHLTQTRLTMAVDADLRLRERVQIGRSGEREGFWSGTMHADVDGTPLLRHRVELGLTCLTADAIAAPLAYAGELHYPRTDITGTGTTLHLARGGCLTTWQGDRL
- the ureG gene encoding urease accessory protein UreG; the protein is MPPHLLDGQPHAHADRPRRARRADEPLRIGIGGPVGSGKTALVAALCRQLRDELSLAVLTNDIYTTEDADFLRRHAVLPDDRIAAVQTGGCPHTAIRDDITANLDAIDDLIAAHSGTGEDLDLILVESGGDNLTATFSSGLIDVQIFVIDVAGGDKVPRKGGPGVTFSDLLVINKTDLAPLVGADLDVMRHDAEAVRAGRPTALISLTADPAATPVLDWVREQLRVAQAV
- a CDS encoding urease accessory protein UreF, with the protein product MANLTTLLTLSDSRLPTGGHVHSGGVEEAVTSGLVVDLSTLTAFLRRRIGTTGLVTASLAAAVHHGTLSAEADADGDVETDARTPSPAARQASRAQGRGLIRLARRVWPAHPWDGLGPTPHLSVAAGAVGRASGLTPAQTALSVVYTTMTNSATAAQRLLALDPGDVAAVTFGLAALCEQTAADATKELADLSDPLLDVLAQRHLERDRPLFAS